The following proteins are encoded in a genomic region of Nocardioides renjunii:
- a CDS encoding sensor histidine kinase — MLTVLRSFVGSVRRLPAPPGARPAGRSDIALVAVAAVLAVVEVTLLRPDLPGRWLSLVGFLAWLPSLLVRRTRPAATALAFAAVMVVLSVVQRLGDVDPPGDLHTAVLALLIPYSLVRWASGADAVSGLALFLLVAGSSLVAQDLAAGDRLGGAAVLVAATMTGLALRARAMLHTRQLEDVRRLERERLARDLHDTVAHHLTAIAISAQAGLAVAETRPAAAREALRRIDEEATRTLAETRSVVRMLRTDDDPARRPLDDLTAMAAAAGPGPAVEVVVADDLDLSPTVAATVQRIAQESVANARRHATDVTSVRVQVARRLDLVELTVTDDGRSAMPADRGFGILGMTERAELVGGRLSAGPAVGGGWKVVALLPSRDRELDRRRP; from the coding sequence GTGCTCACGGTCCTGCGGTCCTTCGTCGGGTCGGTCCGGCGCCTGCCGGCCCCGCCGGGCGCGCGTCCGGCCGGTCGGTCCGACATCGCCCTCGTCGCGGTGGCGGCCGTGCTGGCGGTCGTCGAGGTGACGCTCCTGCGGCCCGACCTGCCGGGGCGGTGGCTCTCGCTGGTCGGCTTCCTCGCCTGGCTGCCCAGCCTGCTCGTACGACGGACGCGCCCCGCGGCGACGGCGCTCGCCTTCGCGGCGGTCATGGTCGTCCTGTCGGTGGTCCAGCGCCTCGGCGACGTCGACCCGCCCGGCGACCTGCACACGGCGGTGCTGGCGCTGCTCATCCCCTACTCCCTGGTGCGCTGGGCGTCCGGCGCCGACGCGGTCTCGGGGCTGGCGCTCTTCCTCCTGGTGGCCGGCTCGTCCCTGGTGGCGCAGGACCTGGCGGCCGGCGACCGGCTGGGCGGCGCGGCCGTGCTGGTCGCGGCGACGATGACGGGGCTCGCCCTGCGCGCGCGGGCGATGCTGCACACCCGCCAGCTCGAGGACGTACGACGACTGGAGCGGGAGCGCCTCGCGCGCGATCTGCACGACACGGTCGCCCACCACCTGACCGCCATCGCGATCAGCGCGCAGGCGGGCCTCGCGGTCGCCGAGACGCGGCCGGCGGCGGCGAGGGAGGCCCTGCGCCGCATCGACGAGGAGGCGACCCGCACCCTCGCCGAGACCCGGTCGGTGGTGCGGATGCTGCGGACCGACGACGACCCGGCGCGGCGGCCGCTGGACGACCTGACCGCGATGGCCGCGGCTGCGGGACCGGGTCCGGCCGTCGAGGTGGTCGTCGCCGACGACCTCGACCTGTCCCCCACCGTCGCGGCGACCGTCCAGCGGATCGCCCAGGAGTCGGTCGCCAACGCGCGCCGCCACGCGACGGACGTCACGAGCGTCCGGGTGCAGGTGGCCAGGAGGCTCGACCTGGTCGAGCTGACCGTCACCGACGACGGTCGCAGCGCGATGCCGGCCGACAGGGGGTTCGGCATCCTCGGCATGACCGAGCGTGCCGAGCTCGTCGGTGGCCGGCTGTCCGCCGGTCCCGCGGTCGGCGGCGGCTGGAAGGTCGTCGCGCTCCTGCCGTCCCGGGACCGCGAGCTCGACCGGCGCCGGCCATGA
- a CDS encoding DUF2306 domain-containing protein has product MTTIAPARPAPPRRRREWWIPAGLLALTFVPVVAGVLRLADLATGEADETSQRFFDLPLPVVVHVLGACTYCVLGAFQFMPSFRRRRPRWHRWSGRVLVPAGLAAALSGLWMAVWYDLPAHDNAALMWVRLVFGSVMVAGLVLGVAAILRRDVRTHQRWMARAYAVGQGAGTQAIVLGPMVLVVDQPGGDLKASGMAAAWVINLVVAEWLVRRSQARQPSRRVW; this is encoded by the coding sequence ATGACGACGATCGCCCCCGCGCGACCAGCCCCGCCCCGACGCCGCCGCGAGTGGTGGATCCCGGCAGGCCTCCTGGCGCTCACCTTCGTGCCGGTCGTGGCCGGCGTGCTCCGCCTCGCCGACCTGGCGACCGGGGAGGCCGACGAGACCAGCCAGCGCTTCTTCGACCTGCCCCTTCCCGTGGTCGTCCACGTGCTCGGTGCCTGCACCTACTGCGTGCTGGGGGCGTTCCAGTTCATGCCGTCCTTCCGGCGTCGCCGGCCGCGGTGGCACCGCTGGAGCGGGCGCGTGCTCGTGCCGGCCGGGCTGGCCGCGGCGCTGAGCGGGCTGTGGATGGCGGTCTGGTACGACCTGCCCGCCCACGACAACGCCGCGCTGATGTGGGTCCGGCTGGTGTTCGGCTCCGTCATGGTGGCCGGCCTGGTGCTCGGTGTCGCGGCGATCCTGCGCCGCGACGTCCGCACCCACCAGCGGTGGATGGCGAGGGCGTACGCCGTCGGGCAGGGCGCCGGCACGCAGGCGATCGTCCTCGGGCCGATGGTCCTCGTCGTCGACCAGCCGGGCGGCGACCTGAAGGCGAGTGGGATGGCCGCAGCGTGGGTGATCAACCTGGTCGTGGCGGAGTGGCTCGTGCGGCGCAGCCAGGCCCGTCAGCCGAGCCGCCGCGTCTGGTAG
- a CDS encoding homocysteine S-methyltransferase family protein, with translation MNRLAALLGPDRPVLFDGGMGTLLQDSGLEDGAPGELWNLENQDAVRAAHAAYADAGARILTTNTFGGTRPRLDMHGLGDRLAEVNRNAARIARSVADERGLLVAGDLGPTGELLAPLGAMTSEEAQALFAEQLTALVEGGIDLVLVETLSDLGEADAAVAAAKEVAPHLPVVVTMSFDTNVRTMMGVRPADAVTHLSAAGVDAVGANCGRGPEEMELIAAEMVGARSGEVLLVAQSNAGLPQVVGDHFEYDATPDDLAAHASRLAGLGIDLVGGCCGSTPDHIAAIRSTLSPA, from the coding sequence GTGAACCGGCTGGCGGCCCTGCTCGGGCCGGACCGGCCGGTCCTGTTCGACGGCGGCATGGGCACCCTCCTGCAGGACAGCGGTCTGGAGGACGGCGCACCCGGCGAGCTCTGGAACCTGGAGAACCAGGACGCCGTGCGCGCCGCCCACGCGGCGTACGCCGATGCCGGCGCGCGCATCCTCACCACCAACACGTTCGGGGGCACCCGGCCGCGGCTCGACATGCACGGACTCGGCGACCGTCTCGCCGAGGTGAACCGCAACGCCGCGCGGATCGCGCGCTCGGTCGCCGACGAGCGGGGCCTGCTCGTCGCGGGCGACCTCGGTCCGACGGGCGAGCTGCTGGCGCCCCTCGGCGCCATGACGAGCGAGGAGGCGCAGGCGCTGTTCGCCGAGCAGCTCACGGCGCTCGTCGAGGGTGGGATCGACCTCGTGCTGGTGGAGACCCTCAGCGACCTCGGCGAGGCCGACGCGGCCGTCGCTGCCGCCAAGGAGGTGGCGCCGCACCTGCCGGTCGTGGTGACGATGAGCTTTGACACCAATGTGCGCACGATGATGGGAGTCCGGCCGGCCGACGCGGTGACGCACCTGTCCGCTGCCGGGGTCGACGCGGTCGGCGCCAACTGCGGGCGCGGCCCGGAGGAGATGGAGCTCATCGCCGCGGAGATGGTCGGCGCCCGGAGCGGCGAGGTGCTGCTCGTCGCCCAGTCCAACGCCGGACTGCCGCAGGTCGTGGGCGACCACTTCGAGTACGACGCGACGCCCGACGACCTCGCGGCGCACGCGAGCCGGCTCGCCGGCCTGGGCATCGACCTGGTCGGCGGCTGCTGCGGCTCGACGCCCGACCACATCGCCGCGATCCGGAGCACGCTCTCGCCCGCCTGA
- a CDS encoding DUF5709 domain-containing protein produces MTAEQPDVASEIGTDPAVDVTGDSTDNESYHGYSVDDETQPQSTGDSLVDDDRGLSEPLDEGYSPPEKWSAGQGFGNTPLEESMGESLDQRLEQELPEPDPYEVAEEEAARGDLAALVTEENPSVDEGEVGGDVDGARAGRLVAIDEGVRTDTEKDLVATDVGIDGAAAGAEEAAIHVVDDPELDPLVDLEADLNPPD; encoded by the coding sequence ATGACCGCCGAACAGCCAGACGTCGCCAGCGAGATCGGGACCGACCCGGCCGTCGACGTCACCGGGGACAGCACCGACAACGAGAGCTACCACGGCTACAGCGTCGACGACGAGACGCAGCCGCAGAGCACGGGCGACAGCTTGGTCGACGACGACCGCGGGCTGTCGGAGCCGCTGGACGAGGGCTACTCGCCGCCGGAGAAGTGGTCGGCCGGACAGGGCTTCGGCAACACGCCGCTCGAGGAGAGCATGGGGGAGTCCCTCGACCAGCGCCTCGAGCAGGAGCTGCCCGAGCCCGACCCGTACGAGGTCGCCGAGGAGGAGGCCGCCCGCGGTGACCTCGCCGCGCTGGTGACCGAGGAGAACCCGTCGGTCGACGAGGGCGAGGTCGGCGGGGACGTCGACGGCGCGCGCGCCGGTCGGCTCGTCGCGATCGACGAGGGCGTCCGCACCGACACGGAGAAGGACCTGGTCGCCACGGACGTCGGCATCGACGGGGCCGCCGCCGGCGCCGAGGAGGCCGCGATCCACGTGGTCGACGACCCGGAGCTCGACCCGCTGGTCGACCTCGAGGCCGACCTCAACCCGCCCGACTGA
- a CDS encoding virulence factor: MTDYQVTRWRELPSMVAARSGDETVKATLAARFQEAIDEAAMRLGDTGADDYLLGWERSPWTEADGTPSEVLERVVAELESEWPADRLTGYLDGLGR, encoded by the coding sequence ATGACGGACTACCAGGTGACGCGGTGGCGGGAGCTGCCGTCCATGGTCGCGGCCCGCTCGGGCGACGAGACGGTGAAGGCCACGCTCGCGGCGCGGTTCCAGGAGGCGATCGACGAGGCGGCCATGCGCCTGGGCGACACCGGCGCCGACGACTACCTGCTGGGCTGGGAGCGCTCCCCGTGGACCGAGGCCGACGGCACGCCCAGCGAGGTGCTCGAGCGGGTGGTCGCGGAGCTGGAGTCCGAGTGGCCGGCCGACCGGCTCACCGGCTACCTCGACGGGCTCGGCCGGTGA
- a CDS encoding helix-turn-helix domain-containing protein, which translates to MGEPAGWWGEAEWEWYDLGPFEGGIPGMVRRVRRILDVSQRGLAGLLEVSQSVVARWETGRTSPRASVLHAMVRMAGLRERYVAVDTGEEVEPMRDDGARRHGGSRFPAHVDLRVNGWWAPAGLRSSMELWNWVDRSRVRRDPMVRCRTSRWLRRLERLMWGTPDDHPSLRQLAAEAEHRDERRDELLEQRRRHPAAEEHAGPASPSSTPGGEPLRADGAEEEAGVAD; encoded by the coding sequence GTGGGTGAGCCGGCTGGGTGGTGGGGTGAGGCGGAGTGGGAGTGGTACGACCTGGGGCCGTTCGAGGGCGGGATCCCGGGGATGGTGCGTCGGGTGCGGCGGATCCTGGACGTGTCGCAGCGGGGATTGGCTGGGTTGTTGGAGGTGTCGCAGTCGGTGGTGGCGCGGTGGGAGACCGGACGCACGAGTCCTCGCGCGAGCGTGCTGCACGCGATGGTGCGGATGGCGGGGCTGCGGGAGCGGTACGTCGCCGTGGACACCGGGGAGGAGGTCGAGCCGATGCGCGATGACGGTGCCCGCAGGCATGGTGGGAGCCGGTTCCCGGCGCACGTGGATCTGCGGGTCAACGGGTGGTGGGCGCCGGCAGGGTTGCGTTCGAGCATGGAGCTGTGGAACTGGGTCGACCGGTCGCGGGTCAGGCGCGACCCGATGGTCCGCTGCCGGACCAGCCGCTGGCTGCGCCGGTTGGAGCGGTTGATGTGGGGCACCCCGGACGACCATCCCTCGCTGCGCCAGCTCGCCGCCGAGGCCGAGCACCGCGACGAGCGACGCGACGAGCTCCTCGAGCAACGCCGCCGGCACCCGGCGGCGGAGGAGCACGCAGGACCGGCGTCGCCGTCGTCGACGCCCGGCGGAGAGCCGCTACGGGCGGACGGCGCCGAGGAGGAAGCGGGCGTCGCCGACTGA
- a CDS encoding response regulator transcription factor — MTLRVLVADDQEIVRTGLAMILDAQDGIEVVAAAVDGQDAVAQARTLRPDVCLLDIRMPRLDGIEATRALAGPEVTDPIAVVVVTTFDLDDYVYGALRAGAKGFLLKDCGPALLTHAVRAAADGGSLVAPAVTTRLLRDFAGRDAPLQPTAALTDREEEVLVAVARGLTNHEVAAELYISLSTVKTHLASLMAKLGVRNRVELALWAYQTRRLG, encoded by the coding sequence ATGACGTTGCGGGTGCTCGTCGCCGACGACCAGGAGATAGTGCGCACCGGGCTGGCGATGATCCTCGACGCGCAGGACGGCATCGAGGTGGTCGCGGCAGCCGTGGACGGCCAGGACGCCGTCGCGCAGGCCCGCACGCTGCGGCCGGACGTGTGCCTGCTCGACATCCGGATGCCACGCCTCGACGGCATCGAGGCGACCCGTGCGCTGGCCGGTCCCGAGGTGACGGACCCGATCGCCGTCGTGGTGGTGACGACCTTCGACCTCGACGACTACGTCTACGGCGCGCTGCGGGCCGGCGCCAAGGGGTTCCTGCTCAAGGACTGCGGCCCCGCGCTGCTCACCCACGCGGTCCGGGCGGCCGCCGACGGCGGCTCCCTCGTCGCGCCGGCGGTGACCACCCGGCTGCTGCGGGACTTCGCCGGCAGGGACGCCCCGCTGCAGCCCACGGCCGCCCTCACCGACCGGGAGGAGGAGGTGCTCGTCGCCGTGGCGCGGGGGCTGACCAACCACGAGGTCGCCGCGGAGCTCTACATCTCCCTCAGCACGGTGAAGACCCACCTCGCCTCGCTGATGGCCAAGCTCGGGGTCCGCAACCGCGTCGAGCTCGCGCTCTGGGCCTACCAGACGCGGCGGCTCGGCTGA
- a CDS encoding serine/threonine protein kinase, giving the protein MTTSPSAPPPGLTVGGYALRARLGEGGMGVVHLGQKPGERPVAIKVLRPHVVGDDEARRRLAREVSSLSRVRSRRIAEIVDADPYGEIPFVATRYVPGLSLHDHVQEEGPLGGDDLLWFADCLAEALEAVHAVGVLHRDIKPSNVIMEGRTPILIDFGLARVAEDSRITMNGWLLGTPGYLAPEILYGDDATAASDVHAWGATVAYAGTGRAPFGRGPSVAIMDRVRRGEHDLTGLDPLLLPVVEEALAPEGRDRPSLDEVRDWLEELARPPVDDARPGTPRDRRVEPDPVTLPYVALAHQEREAPTRMGTAPVDTTPVAHQAPEEPVHWSSDWSAPQDHAGSTAWLPPEHLPPFVERAPAGERLRRSGTFLALGAALAGGTALAPYVTLAVVLVAVWLLRSGSLAASSAGNRRSRRGAKWYDGIQLLLAAPWHAVAGLGGTVILSLWSLGIGAAIALLCFAASLSMLTSLALVGAAFAVGLWWGPGSERLRSPLHRAVDPLARRGVPWLLVTLVLAAGASGLGAAASAQGTAWSPDDSAPLADISLPGWL; this is encoded by the coding sequence GTGACGACGTCCCCGAGTGCGCCGCCGCCCGGTCTCACCGTGGGCGGCTACGCGCTGCGCGCCCGCCTCGGCGAGGGCGGGATGGGAGTGGTGCACCTGGGCCAGAAGCCGGGCGAGCGGCCGGTCGCCATCAAGGTGCTGCGCCCGCACGTCGTCGGCGACGACGAGGCACGGCGCCGGCTGGCACGCGAGGTGAGCTCGCTGAGCCGGGTGCGCAGCCGCCGCATCGCCGAGATCGTCGACGCCGACCCCTACGGCGAGATCCCGTTCGTCGCGACGCGCTACGTCCCGGGGCTGTCGCTCCACGACCACGTGCAGGAGGAGGGCCCGCTCGGAGGTGACGACCTGCTGTGGTTCGCCGACTGCCTGGCCGAGGCGCTCGAGGCGGTGCACGCCGTCGGGGTGCTGCACCGCGACATCAAGCCGTCCAACGTCATCATGGAGGGCCGCACGCCCATCCTGATCGACTTCGGGCTGGCCCGGGTCGCCGAGGACTCCCGCATCACGATGAACGGCTGGCTGCTCGGCACCCCGGGCTACCTCGCGCCGGAGATCCTCTACGGCGACGACGCGACCGCGGCCTCCGACGTGCACGCCTGGGGCGCCACGGTCGCGTACGCCGGCACCGGCCGCGCGCCGTTCGGCCGCGGGCCGTCGGTGGCGATCATGGACCGCGTGCGCCGCGGCGAGCACGACCTCACCGGCCTGGACCCGCTGCTCCTCCCGGTCGTGGAGGAGGCGCTCGCGCCGGAGGGCCGCGACCGGCCCTCGCTCGACGAGGTCCGCGACTGGCTCGAGGAGCTCGCGCGGCCGCCGGTCGACGACGCCCGGCCCGGCACCCCCCGCGACCGTCGCGTCGAGCCCGACCCGGTGACCCTTCCCTACGTCGCCCTCGCCCACCAGGAGCGGGAGGCGCCGACCCGGATGGGCACGGCCCCGGTCGACACCACGCCCGTCGCCCACCAGGCGCCCGAGGAGCCGGTGCACTGGTCCTCGGACTGGAGCGCCCCCCAGGACCACGCAGGCAGCACGGCCTGGCTCCCGCCGGAGCACCTCCCGCCGTTCGTCGAACGGGCGCCGGCGGGGGAGCGGCTGCGCCGCAGCGGCACGTTCCTCGCGCTCGGCGCGGCGCTCGCCGGCGGCACCGCCCTCGCCCCCTACGTCACCCTCGCCGTGGTCCTCGTCGCCGTCTGGCTGCTGCGCAGCGGGTCGCTGGCGGCGTCGTCCGCCGGCAACCGGCGCAGCCGGCGGGGCGCCAAGTGGTACGACGGCATCCAGCTGCTGCTCGCCGCCCCCTGGCACGCGGTGGCCGGCCTGGGCGGCACGGTGATCCTGTCGCTGTGGAGCCTCGGCATCGGCGCCGCGATCGCGCTGCTCTGCTTCGCCGCCTCCCTCTCGATGCTCACCTCGCTGGCCCTCGTCGGGGCGGCATTCGCGGTCGGGCTGTGGTGGGGACCGGGCTCGGAGCGGCTGCGCTCACCGCTCCACCGCGCGGTCGACCCCCTGGCGCGCCGCGGGGTCCCGTGGCTCTTGGTCACCCTGGTGCTCGCCGCCGGTGCCTCCGGGCTGGGCGCCGCCGCGTCCGCCCAGGGCACGGCGTGGTCGCCCGACGACTCCGCGCCGCTGGCCGACATCAGCCTCCCGGGCTGGCTCTGA
- a CDS encoding zinc metalloprotease encodes MTFDATSAVRRLGVAATALTLGLGMTVPAFAAPAKDTTDCIDYGAIGDAPAGTIPRDDHHHVRKDPLAKALRSAASDRTATGARSAAAFATVTVPVRFHVIAKDRGQAGGDLSDARIAAQIDVMNAAYAPHGFSFVLEDTTRSYEPEWFNLISANGATPRYYRGSGKEVKMKKALYGDSTSETLNIYTASLGQSLLGWAYFPSDFDPAATAGNPLPQYLDGVVLDYRSLPTVPNDTGDSSVFTTYGEGDTATHEVGHWLELYHTFQGGCSEPGDYVADTAAEASPAFQCPTGRDTCAAPGLDPITNFMDYTYDSCMTQFTAGQAARMQTAWTSYRDLG; translated from the coding sequence ATGACCTTCGACGCAACCTCCGCCGTACGCCGCCTGGGCGTGGCAGCCACGGCCCTCACCCTCGGGCTCGGCATGACCGTGCCCGCCTTCGCGGCGCCAGCGAAGGACACCACCGACTGCATCGACTACGGGGCCATCGGCGACGCCCCCGCCGGCACCATCCCGCGCGACGACCACCACCACGTCCGCAAGGACCCGCTGGCCAAGGCGCTCCGGAGCGCGGCCTCCGACAGGACCGCGACCGGCGCCCGCAGCGCCGCGGCGTTCGCAACCGTCACCGTCCCGGTCCGCTTCCACGTCATCGCCAAGGACCGCGGCCAGGCCGGCGGTGACCTCTCGGACGCGCGGATCGCGGCCCAGATCGACGTCATGAACGCCGCCTACGCGCCGCACGGGTTCTCCTTCGTCCTCGAGGACACCACGCGGTCCTACGAGCCGGAGTGGTTCAACCTCATCTCCGCCAACGGCGCCACCCCGCGCTACTACCGCGGCAGCGGCAAGGAGGTGAAGATGAAGAAGGCGCTCTACGGCGACAGCACGTCCGAGACGCTCAACATCTACACCGCCTCGCTCGGCCAGTCGCTGCTCGGCTGGGCCTACTTCCCGTCCGACTTCGACCCCGCCGCGACGGCCGGCAACCCGCTGCCGCAGTACCTCGACGGCGTCGTGCTCGACTACCGCAGCCTGCCCACCGTGCCGAACGACACGGGCGACAGCAGCGTGTTCACGACGTACGGCGAGGGCGACACCGCGACGCACGAGGTCGGCCACTGGCTGGAGCTCTACCACACCTTCCAGGGCGGCTGCTCCGAGCCGGGTGACTACGTGGCCGACACGGCAGCCGAGGCCTCGCCGGCCTTCCAGTGCCCGACCGGGCGGGACACCTGCGCGGCTCCCGGCCTGGACCCCATCACGAACTTCATGGACTACACCTACGACTCGTGCATGACCCAGTTCACCGCTGGTCAGGCCGCCCGCATGCAGACGGCCTGGACGTCCTACCGCGACCTGGGCTGA
- the ppk2 gene encoding polyphosphate kinase 2, whose translation MLRDVREYIDRLHIDGHTIGEDHDDDPILLDKHGRAVDTWRENYPYDQRMDRERYEIDKYRLQVELLKLQNHLASTGGRHVLVFEGRDAAGKGGTIKRFMEHLNPRYARVVALTKPSEREQTSWYFQRYVRHLPAAGEMVLFDRSWYNRAGVERVMGFADPDEVALFMDHAPVFEKMLVDSGITLTKLWFSVTAAEQRTRFMVRQVDPVRRWKLSPIDIESLEKWDDYTEAKEEMFLRTDSDFAPWTTIKSNDKKRARINAMRYFLSRVDYEDKVHEVVMAPDPALVTRGIAAVGD comes from the coding sequence GTGCTGCGCGACGTCCGGGAGTACATCGACCGGCTCCACATCGACGGCCACACGATCGGCGAGGACCACGACGACGACCCGATCCTGCTCGACAAGCACGGCCGCGCCGTCGACACGTGGCGGGAGAACTACCCCTACGACCAGCGCATGGACCGCGAGCGCTACGAGATCGACAAGTACCGGCTCCAGGTCGAGCTGCTCAAGCTGCAGAACCACCTCGCCAGCACCGGCGGCCGGCACGTACTCGTCTTCGAGGGACGCGACGCCGCCGGCAAGGGCGGGACGATCAAGCGCTTCATGGAGCACCTCAACCCGCGCTACGCCCGCGTCGTCGCCCTCACCAAGCCGAGCGAGCGCGAGCAGACGTCGTGGTACTTCCAGCGCTACGTACGCCACCTCCCGGCCGCCGGCGAGATGGTCCTGTTCGACCGCTCCTGGTACAACCGCGCCGGCGTCGAGCGGGTCATGGGCTTCGCCGACCCCGACGAGGTGGCGCTGTTCATGGACCACGCGCCGGTCTTCGAGAAGATGCTCGTCGACAGCGGGATCACGCTGACCAAGCTCTGGTTCTCCGTGACGGCGGCCGAGCAGCGCACCCGCTTCATGGTCCGGCAGGTCGACCCGGTCCGCCGGTGGAAGCTCTCCCCCATCGACATCGAGTCGCTGGAGAAGTGGGACGACTACACCGAGGCCAAGGAGGAGATGTTCCTCCGCACGGACAGCGACTTCGCGCCGTGGACCACCATCAAGAGCAACGACAAGAAGCGCGCCCGCATCAACGCCATGCGCTACTTCCTGTCCCGCGTCGACTACGAGGACAAGGTCCACGAGGTCGTGATGGCCCCCGACCCGGCGCTGGTCACCCGCGGCATCGCCGCAGTCGGCGACTGA